Part of the Deltaproteobacteria bacterium genome, AACCGATCTTGATCCATGATCCGCTGATGATTCCTTCGGGTCGATCAGAAAAGAGCAGACAGGCCGCGCGCTTGAGTCCATGCGATTCGACTAATTCCAAGTTATCCAGCAGGACCTCCCGGCTGTCCTTTAATATGGCAGGATCCATGCGCCCGCTTTGCTTGGCTTTTTGTTTGAAGAGTTTCAGGGCTTCCGCACTGCAATTTTTCTGCTTAAAGGAGGGCTCCAATACGCCATCCCACTGCTTGCCCTGTTTACGCAAAATAAAGCGATCGAGCGCGGCTCCCTTAAGAGCCTGATTGGTACTGCCGCTCCGGTAATAATAGTCCCCCTTGTAGCTGATGGGGTTTGGATAGGCCGGAACAACAATTTCTAGACACTCCTTGCCAGCGGATTTGCGCAGGTTGACATCGACCATAATGCCGAGCAGATCGCGCACTTTGTTTGGAAGGACTTCCAGCAATTCCTTGGCGTTCTTTATCCCGACAATCTGGTTCTTATCGTTTCTGCCAATCGTCAGCTTGCCACCCTCGGCATTGGCGAACCCGCATATCCATTTCAGATATTCATCGCGCCAGGATTCCTTCCATTCTTTATTTTGACTTTCCTTGGGCATAGGTGACTTATTACCTTTTTTAGCAGTGCTGCTAAATATTTCTTTTTATACAAGCGATGCCCGTTCACTGGATGGCGATGGGTTGTAATTTCCCCCTCCTTCCCAATTCTTCAGCGTACCTGCCGACACCCCAGAAAAATGGGTTCCCTCATTTGATCCCGCAGGAACGACAACAGGCCCCTGCTGGGGCCCGTTGTGTTTGCGGAGAGGGAGGGATTCCCTCCGGTCAATCCGCCGGCGGCGGATTGCCTCCGGGCCGGCCCTCGCGGCCACCCGCTCACGCGGGTCCCCGGCCGCTCCGGGCTTCGAATCCCTCCCCAGGGTACGAAACGGTCCACTGGACCGTTTCGGCATTGCATACCGCAAACACAACAGGCCCCTGCTGGGGCCCGTTGTGTTTGCGGAGAGGGAGGGATTCGAACCCTCGGTCCCTGTTTAGGGGACAACTGCTTAGCAGGCAGCTGGAATCGGCCGCTCTCCCACCTCTCCGAATTGTCTATTCCTGCGCGCGCCTCCGACTGTGAGGAAGAAATTCTGCCTCGAGGGCTCGCAAATCGGGGCAGGAAAATCATGTGGCATCTGGGAAGTCAAGCGGTTCGCTTATTCGGTCCAGGCCACCGTGTCGCGGACATCCTCGCCCTCCCGCAGATGGGTTGTGATTTGCATTTGCTCCCGTGTCGGAAATTCGACGACCGGGTTTAGCGCCCAGCTGTGTGGCGCGCGATAAATCGCTTCCGCCTTCATCGGCGCACGGTAGACCCGCTGCGGGCGTTCGCCTTTCGTGGACACGCGCAGCGCATCGCCATTGGCGTGGCGACAGACGATCCATTGTCCGCCGGGAGAGAGCGTCGGGGACTCGCACGCCGCGAACGGTGTGACTTGCGCCGTCTTCAAGTCGTATCGAATCGTGCTGACGTCCACATGGCGTGTCCGCGCATTCATAGCGACGTGATCGGCGACGATGGCGTGCAATGAAGGGAGCAGCTCCAAGCTGCCGCCCCAAAGACTATCGGGCAGCCGTATCGGTTTACCCTTCGCGATCGAGAGCCACTGCTGGCCGTCGCATAGATCCCCACCACACTGCGTGACGAAACTCACGATCGCGGCCATTCCGTTGGCCGTGGCTTGTACGGTGCATTCGATTGCGGCTCCGACGTAGTCGACCAATTGACCGCATCGTCGCGGCGGCAATCGCCAACGACGCGCCCCGAGCGAGTTCCCTTCGTGTCGCGCCGTATGAATGATCATTTCTCCCGACTGATACGCATGTGCCGTTGCGTGGACGGCACTACTGCCGAGTACGATGCAAACGAGACAGCCGACGCGGCGTCCCGTCGCACCGCTCACTGCGCGCTGCGTGAGCCGCATTTTTTCGAACAGCCACGGAGCGCCAATCGTTACCCACAAGATGGCCGCAAAATACATCCACGCCGATTGAGGAAAGCGCATCAGCAGCGGCAGCAGCACGCCATAGCCGACGAGCGCGCACCATCCGCGTTGCCGCACTGCATCGGCGATGGTGAAGTGTACCCAGTGCGTGTTGAAAATGGCGCCGACGCACGCGCCACAATAAATGATGAATGCAAAGATCGCCCATTGCAGCGGAATTCCGACAGAGCCGAAGGCGAGCAGTGGGGCGGCCAACACCGCAGCGACGGCAAGACATCCGAGGACTTTTCCAGGCCATCCGATCGTCGTGTTCCAGGCTTGGAGTTTGGGCATAACGCGAATCACCACCCAAAGTCCCAGACCGCCCAGTGCATAGCCGCCGATGATATCCATCGGATAGTGGAGGCCGAGATAGATCCTGGATAGGCCGATCAATACGATGCCGCCGACCGCGAGCGCTGTCACGGTCCTGCGCCGCACACACCAGGCAAGCGTGCCGAGCGTCATGACCGCGTTAATCGCATGTCCCGAGGGAAAACTGAACCCATGTTCCGGAACGATCGCAAGTACATCCGCAGAGGCCTGAAACGGCCGCGGGAGCGCGATCAGCGCCTTGAGCCACAAACTGCCGATATATTGCGTCAGGAGATTGCCCAGCAACAGCGCAATGCCGACACGATAAGAAATTGTCCACAACACGAGCGCGGTCAAGAGTACGACGCCGGAAAAAGAGCCGAAATAGGTGATGATCTGAAAAAAAAGATCCGCGTGGGGATGGAGGTGATGCTGAATCCAGATAATGAAAGTCGTTTGCATCGCCATAAGGTTAGGGGAGTGGAATTGTCATCTGGGCGCCGACGTTGCCATCCACAGGGTTGATGACGGGGGCGATGTCGAATTTGGGCTGTGGTCGCCGGAAAAGCGTCGCAATACCGTAGCCGACGTTGGCTGCGCCGCCGGCGAGGAGTAGCCCGCCGGCCGTGTTGTCGCGATCGCGCAATGCCGTAGCGCCGAGCGCCGTTTGCAGGCCGCCGAAGAGAATCCCAGCCACGCCGCACGCGATACTGATGCCACGCGCCTCGCGATTCATGGGGTTATTCGGCCAGTGCGTATTCACGGCATTGATGGGAATGGGGAGTGCAAGGCCAACATGCAAGGTGATGGCCAGCGCCTTCAATCCGCTTAAGTCATGCGAGGCCAGTGACGAGGAGGGAATCCCGACCAACAAGAGCCATGTGAGATACAAATGGACTCGTTTGCGCATTCGTTACCTCCATCGTCGCGCAATCAACTCGCGCATCCGTTTATGCCGCCGCCCTGATTCGCAACCGAACACTTTACGACATTCATACGGCTTGACCGGATGGATCCGACATTTGCCCGTTTCGAAAAAAATGCACTCCGTTGTGCCTGGCTTGGTGCGTGGCGCCAACGCCACACCGTCCGGGACGGCATGTGCCGTGAGATAATCGTGTTCCAATGTATACCGCGAGATGCCGAGATACGCCGCCGCTCCGTCGATCTCTTCAGGGACAAACCAACCCGGCTCATGTTGGCAGAGCGACTGACAGGCGGCACACGCGCACGATCGTGCCATGAAAGTTCCAATTACTGATGGTGTTTGTCGGCCTTTTCCGGAAGCGGTGCGGCGTCGTGGGCATGCTCGGCCGGTTCCATAGGGAGTGTTGCATTGGATGCGGGTGCTGCGGGGGCTGCCGGCTGTGTGGCCGATGCCGGTGCGGGTGGCGTCGTCGTACCTTCAGTCGCCGGACGTGCTGTTGGCTGACTGGCGGGCGTCGGAGCCGGACCGCGCTCGCACGCCGCAACCACTGTGATTACTGCCGCTACCACTACGCCACTGAGTACCCGTGCATCCATAGACCCCCCTTTGTGGCGTCCGCTCTACACAGATCACCGCACGGCGTCAAGAAGCGGACGGCGTCACCATCGGGGGCCCGCAGGCTGCCGCTGGTGACTACTCGTAACGTGAGATTCCGACGGCAGCCTGCAATACCCCCGCACCCCGCGCCGCTCGTGGGCCAAGCCCGTCGATCGGCTTAAATCCGATGTGCTGCGGACAACGGTTTTTCCTTGCCCCACGCGGCTGATTTTCTATAAGAGCGCTCCATCAAAGCCGACGTAGCTCAGGGGTAGAGCAGCTGCTTCGTAAGCAGCGGGTCGGGGGTTCGATTCCCTTCGTCGGCTCACAACAGCCGCCTTCCATTTGGGAGGCGGCTGTTGTGTTTCGAATGGGATCGATCTCGACGACAGGCGCCCGGGGACCCGCCCGCCGTCGGCGGGTGGGTGGGCGCCTTAGTACCCGCAGTCCGCCCAAGGCGGAGAGGGTATTCCCTTCGTCGGCTCACCACAGCCGCTGCCCATAGAGAGATGATTACCAATTCGTTGTTCGCAATAAGGCGATCCATCGTAGGCCTAACCAAATCAGGATCAGGTAACAGAGTAGTACTGCCCAAATTGTTGGCAGGAACTTCCATTGTCGTTTTTGTAATAGATGACCATGCCACCGCGCTAACAGTATGAAGCAGCAATGGATTGCACCGACAACGCTCTGCAGGCCAACGAATAAGAACCAAATCAAGATATCGTCGCTATGCAGCGCCGGTAATTCTTCGAACCCAGCAGCAATCAAAAACATCGCAAGTGTAAATTGAGCGATCACGTAAAGTGCGCGTGGTGCCTTACCGATTCCCTTGAGTGCGTACCAAATAAAGCTTCCAGCCACGCATGGAATGAAGAGAATCGCACTCCGGATTGTCATGGCCTGAATCTGTTCGGAGTGTGACGTCGCGAGAAATGGATCAAAACGCCAGCGATCGAACTTCTCAAAAATATATAGAGTGACTGACGTATTCAATATGGTGAACGGAAGGATCGCGTCGCTATACGTCCAGCGTCGGATTTTTTGTGTGAGTAATAATTGCATGCTGTTTCGTTTCGTGGAGAAAGGTCTAATTCCTGTGTCCGCGCAGCGTGGGATCAGTTACGTCAACCGCTCCACCACATCCCGCGCCTGCGGGAATTGGCGCAGCAACGCTTCACGTTCTCCCATTTCAAAGTCGGCGAAGTCGAAACCGGGGGCCACGGTGCAGCCGACGAAGCTGAAACGGCTGCCGGGTGCGGGATAGGCGCCGAACCAGTGGCCGGCGGGGACTACGTGCTGCACGCACTGGCCGGCCAGCACGTCGTGACCGAGCAACGTCTCCGTCGTGCGGCCATCGGGGCGAATCTCCACGACCACTAACGGATCGCCGAGATAGAAGTGCCACAGCTCATCGGCCGTGATGCGATGCAATTGCGAACGTTTCCCCTCGGGGAGAAGAAAATAGATCGCGGTGGAAAAACTGCGATCTCCGCTAAATCGTTTCGGGAGTGCCGCCTGGGGGATCGTTCCGCCATCGCGAAACGTCTCGCGAAAGAAACCTCCTTCAGGATGCGGTTGCAGTTGAAAGTGCTGAATCAGTGCCTCGGCCGTGCATCGTGTCGTCATTGAGGCCTCCTCGTGAGTTGGATGCCGACCTAGCAGACGAGCTGTCTTGATGGAAGTGGATCTCAACAGTGTGACTAAAACATGCCCCATCGCAATGCCGTGAGCATTGGCCATGCGGCGTCGTCGATCAGGCAGACGCAAAGTGCCGCAGTGCGGGCGAGATGCAGCCATCGCGTGGGTGTGTGGTCGCTGCTGAAGGCGTGCTCATGGTGGTGTCCACAGCCGCCGGGGAGTGCGCGTTCGATCGCGCGATCGATCCCCGTCATCAGCGCAATGAAGGCGCCGGCGAGCAACGCGTCGCCGTATGCATGTTGAAATTCGGGATGCGCGGGATTGAACCCGGCTTGGACCATTTCCATGCCGGCGATGCCGAGCGCCGAGCTCATCACGACCATCCCGGGGTGGGGCAACCAACGCCGCCGCCACGCGGCTTGGGTCGCAGTCGGTGCATGCCGGATGGCCCGCGCGCGCACGGTTTCCAGACCGAAGACCAATGCGCACAACGTGCCGTAGCTGCCGAGAAACAGTGCCGGATGGGCGTCGATTGCCCCCTGCACGCGCCCGATTACGTCAGCAAGCGCCGGGATCTCGATCGCCGCCAGCCGATCAGTGACGACCTCGCCGCCAACCGTCGTCGCCGTGGCGACGCCAGTCAGCCCCGCCAGAAGCGGAGCCAAACGACGAGCCGGGGACGTCGCCGGCACTCGTTCCCGAGACGCCGCAGCACGTCGCTTGCCCACCTGCGCCGTCGGCCTCGCAATGCCTGAATAAGAATGCGCTGGCCGTATCGGTCTATACAGATGATGAGTTTTTGTCGTCTGTTTCATTTGGGCAACCGTTGTTGCCCATAACTAACATGCGGCACCGATGTCAAACACGGCGTGGTGTTTTTATTAGATATGTCTGCGCGCCACTTATTGTGCGGTGATCCGTTCCGCCCCATCCATGAACGGACGCAACGCCGGCGGGATGACGATACTGCCATCGGCCTGCTGGTAGTTTTCTAAGATGGCGATGAGCGTGCGACCGACGGCAAGGCCGGAGCCATTCAGCGTGTGGACAAACTGTGGCTTCTTCTCCGTCCCTTTGAAACGGATCTTGGCGCGGCGTGCTTGGAAGTCGAGGCAGTTGCTGCACGAAGAAATTTCGCGATAGGCGTTTTGCCCCGGCAGCCAGACTTCCAAATCGTAGGTCTTGGCCGCCGCGAAGCCGAGGTCGCCGGAACAGAGTTGCACCACGCGATATGCCAGACCGAGTCGCTGCAAGACCGTTTCCGCGCACGTCGTCATCCGTTCCAATTCCGCGTCGGACTGCT contains:
- a CDS encoding putative DNA binding domain-containing protein, giving the protein MPKESQNKEWKESWRDEYLKWICGFANAEGGKLTIGRNDKNQIVGIKNAKELLEVLPNKVRDLLGIMVDVNLRKSAGKECLEIVVPAYPNPISYKGDYYYRSGSTNQALKGAALDRFILRKQGKQWDGVLEPSFKQKNCSAEALKLFKQKAKQSGRMDPAILKDSREVLLDNLELVESHGLKRAACLLFSDRPEGIISGSWIKIG
- a CDS encoding phosphatase PAP2 family protein, encoding MQTTFIIWIQHHLHPHADLFFQIITYFGSFSGVVLLTALVLWTISYRVGIALLLGNLLTQYIGSLWLKALIALPRPFQASADVLAIVPEHGFSFPSGHAINAVMTLGTLAWCVRRRTVTALAVGGIVLIGLSRIYLGLHYPMDIIGGYALGGLGLWVVIRVMPKLQAWNTTIGWPGKVLGCLAVAAVLAAPLLAFGSVGIPLQWAIFAFIIYCGACVGAIFNTHWVHFTIADAVRQRGWCALVGYGVLLPLLMRFPQSAWMYFAAILWVTIGAPWLFEKMRLTQRAVSGATGRRVGCLVCIVLGSSAVHATAHAYQSGEMIIHTARHEGNSLGARRWRLPPRRCGQLVDYVGAAIECTVQATANGMAAIVSFVTQCGGDLCDGQQWLSIAKGKPIRLPDSLWGGSLELLPSLHAIVADHVAMNARTRHVDVSTIRYDLKTAQVTPFAACESPTLSPGGQWIVCRHANGDALRVSTKGERPQRVYRAPMKAEAIYRAPHSWALNPVVEFPTREQMQITTHLREGEDVRDTVAWTE
- a CDS encoding cupin domain-containing protein: MTTRCTAEALIQHFQLQPHPEGGFFRETFRDGGTIPQAALPKRFSGDRSFSTAIYFLLPEGKRSQLHRITADELWHFYLGDPLVVVEIRPDGRTTETLLGHDVLAGQCVQHVVPAGHWFGAYPAPGSRFSFVGCTVAPGFDFADFEMGEREALLRQFPQARDVVERLT